The genomic segment GCGGGCGCTTGCGCGGCCGACAGCCCCGCGACCAGGGCCGCGGCGGCAAGCACGCATCGGAGCGACGACAACAACGTCATAAGAAAACGTATATCATCCCGCGCCGCCCTTTTCACCGCTGGCGGCGCGGACAATAAAACGTCGATCGCCCACCCTGCGCCTTGCGGCGTATGCCGCCGGTTTCGGCGGCGTCGCAATCGCAGCCGGGGCACGGTTTGCCCTCGCGGTCGTAGACCGCGAAGCGATGCTGGAAATAGCCGAGTTCGCCCGAAGGCTGGCGATGATCGCGGAGCGAGGACCCGCCGGCGGCGATGGCGCTTTCGAGCACCGCATGGATGGCGCGCGCGAGCGCGTCCGCGCGGGGGCCCTTGACCGATCCCGCTTTGCGGAACGGCGAGAGCCGCGCGCGGAATAGAGCCTCGCACGCGTAGATATTGCCGATGCCGGCGACGATGCGCTGGTCCATGAGCGCGGCCTTGAGCGCGGTCTTGCGCCCGGCCAGCCGCCGGGCGAGGGCGGCGCCGTCGAAATCGGCGGCCAGCGGCTCGGGCCCGAGGGCGCGGAACCACGGGTGCCGGGGGAGGTCCATTTCGGGCACGAGCGCCATCAGCCCGAACCGGCGCGGGTCGTTGAAACGAAGGACCGTTCCATCGTCGGTTTCGATCTCGACATGGTCGTGCTTTTCCGCCGCCGGCGGCGGCGGGCGGAACAGCCGCATCCGCCCCGACATGCCGAGGTGCGCGACCAGGATGTCGTCATGGTCGAGCCGGACGAGCAGGAACTTGGCCCGGCGCGCGACCTCGCGCACCCGGCGGCCCTCCAGGCGGCGGGCGAAGTCACGCGGCAATGGAACGCGCAAGTCGCGCTTTCGCACCCGGACCCGGGCGATGCGACGGCCTTCCAGTTGGCGGGCGAGCGCGCGGCGGACGGTTTCCACTTCGGGCAGTTCGGGCATTGGCGGACCTCGGACACCGCGCATGCTAGCGAAGGCCGCCCGCCTCGGCTATCGTTCCGACCATGACGCCCGCGCCCGAATCCCGCCGCACCCATTTCGGTTTCCGCACCGTCGGGGAATCGGAGAAGGCGCCGCTGGTGCGCCGGGTGTTCGATTCGGTCGCCGAGCGCTACGACCTGATGAACGACCTGATGAGCCTCGGCGTGCATCGCCTGTGGAAGCGGGCGCTCATCGACCGGTTGCGGCCGCGCGCGGACCTCACGCTCCTCGACATCGGCGGCGGCACCGGCGACATCGCCATGCTCTGGCGCGACGCGGGCGGCGGACCGGCGACGGTGGTCGACGTCAACCCCAGCATGATCGCGGTCGGGCGCAAACGCGCCGCCGAACGCGGGCCCGATTCCGGCATCGCCTGGATCTCGGGCGACGCCGAAAACCTGCCCTCGGCCGACCGGACGTTCGACGTCGCCACCAGCGCCTTTTGCCTGCGCAACGTGACCCGGCTCGACGCGGCGCTGGCGGAAGCCTACCGCGCGCTCAAGACCGGCGGGCGGTTCGTGGTACTCGAATTCAGCAAGATGTCGCTGCCCGGGCTCGACCGGCTTTACGACGCATGGTCGTTCAAGGTGCTGCCGGCGCTCGGCGAAAAAATCGCCGGCGATCGCGACGCCTACCAATATCTCGCCGAAAGCATCCGCCGCTTTCCGCCGCAAGAACAATTCGCGCGGATGTTCGGCCAAGCCGGCTTCGAGCGGGTCGGCTTCCACAACCTTTCGGGCGGCATCGCCGCGCTCCATTGGGGCTGGCGGCTCTAACCTTCATACAAGGACGAAACCCATGCCCCGTCGGATCGCCGGTCTGCTGGCCGCGTTGTTCGTCCTGCTCGGTGCCGCCCCACACGCAGCGGCCCAGGATCTGAAGGAGCGCAAGATCGGCATCGTGCTGATACACGGCAAGTGGGGCGCGCCCGACGACCGCCACCTCTACCGGATTTCGCACGCCCTCCAAAGCGCCGGGGTGATGTTAGAAACGCCGATCATGCCCTGGTCGCGGCACCGCAATTACGATGTCGGTTACGACGACGCCTTGAAAGAAATCGACCAGGCGGTCGCCAAGTTCAAAGCCAACGGCGCGCAACGCATCGTCGTCGGCGGGCACAGTTTCGGCGCCAACGCCGCCCTCGCCTATGGTGCCACGCGGGAGGGTGTCGTCGGTCTCGTCGCGCTCGCCCCCGGGCATGTTCCCGACCTGGGCCGCTTCCGCCAGGCCATGGCCGCCGACGTCGAGCGCGCCAAGGGGCAAGCCGCCGCCGGCAAGGGCAACGAGCCGTTCGAGTTCAACGATCTCAACCAGGGACGCCGGGAGGGCAAACGCACGACCGCGAGCATCTTTCTCAGCTATTTCGACCCCGAGAGCGCGGCCGCGATGACGCGCACGGCGTCGCGACTCAAACCCGGAACGGCGCTCCTGTGGGTGATCGGCGAGAACGACTCCCTGTTCGCGACCGGCAAGGGAGCGATTTACGACCAGGCACCGGCGCACCCGAAAAACCGCTACGCCTCCGTTCCGGGCGGGCATCTGGATACGCCGAGCGAGGGTGTCTGGATCGTGCTCGAGTGGCTTAAGGCGATCACCGACTAAGTTTAAAATCATTCAAATTCAATAGCTTACTTCCATCCTTGCGGAGCGTGGACGCGGGCGCTAGCCTATCCACACAAAGCGTTCGTTAAATGGTTAAGAACCCCAATAAATCGCCCATGCGACCCGAGGCCGGTCGCCGCATCTTGCTGGTCGTCACCGGCGGCATCGCCGCCTACAAGACGCCGGAACTGGTGCGCCGCCTGCGCGAACACGGGCTCGCCGTCCGCTGCGCGCTGAGCCGGGGCGGCAAGCAATTCGTCGCTCCGCTCGCGCTCGCCGCCGTCGCCGAAGACAAGGTCTACGAGGATCTCTTTTCGCTGACCGACGAAAGCGAGATGGGGCATATCCGGCTTTCGCGCGAGGCCGACCTGGTGCTGGTGGCCCCGGCGAGCGCCGATATGCTCGCCAAGATGGCGGCCGGCCTCGCCGACGATCTCGCCAGCACGCTCTTGCTCGCCACCGACAGACCGGTGATGGCGGCGCCGGCCATGAACGTGCGCATGTGGGAACATCCGGCGACCCAGGCCAATCTCGCGACCTTGAAAAATCGCGGCGTCCGTTTCGTCGGCCCCGAGGAAGGCGACATGGCCTGCGGCGAATGGGGCATGGGCCGCATGGCCGAGCCCGACGCCATCGTCCAGGCGGTGCGCGCGTTCCTCGCCGACGGCGGCGCGCCGGTCGGCGCGCTTCGCGGCGCGCGCGCGCTGGTCACCAGCGGCCCGACCTGGGAAGCGCTCGATCCGGTGCGCTACATCGCCAACCGCTCGTCGGGCAAGCAGGGCCACGCCATTGCGCGCGCGCTTTCCCGCGCCGGCGCCCGCGTGACTTTGGTGACGGGGCCGGTGGCGCTTCCCGATCCCGAGGGCGTCGCGACGGTACACGTGGAATCGGCGCGCGCGATGTTAGCGGCATGCGAACGAGCGTTGCCCGTCGATGTCGCGGTGTGCGCGGCCGCCGTCGCCGACTGGCGCCCGGCCGAGGCGGCCAAGAGAAAGATCAAGAAAACCGGCGCGCCCCCCAAGATCGCGCTCGCCGAGAACCCGGATATTCTGAGGACGCTCGCGCATGCCGGAAAATGCCGGCCTAAACTCGTGATCGGCTTCGCCGCCGAAACCGACGATCTCATCGCTAACGCCAAAAAGAAGCTCGCGGCCAAGGGCTGCGATTGGATACTCGCCAACGACGTGTCGGAAGGCACCGGCGTGTTCGGCGGCGACGCCAACCGTGTCGCGCTGGTGTCGGCGAAGGGCGCGGACCAATGGCCGGCGATGAGCAAGGGTGCGCTCGCCGAGCGGCTCGCGGGGCGGATCGCCGAAACCCTGCGTTCTTCGAAACGGGGCCGCACATGACCGTCGAGGTCAAAGTCGCGCGCCTTCCCCACGGCGACGGCCTGGCGCTGCCGGCCTACGCCACCGCCGGGGCCGCGGGCGCCGACCTGCTCGCCGCGGTCGAGAAGCCGGTCGTGCTCGCCCCCGGCAAGCGCGAGACGATTCCCACCGGCATCGCGCTCGCCTTGCCCGAAGGTTTCGAGGCGCAGGTGCGCCCCCGTTCCGGTCTCGCGCTCAGCCACGGCATCACCGTCTTGAACGCGCCCGGCACCATCGATTGCGACTATCGCGGCGAGGTCCGGGTGATCCTCGTCAATCTCGGCGAGGCGCCCTTCGTCGTCGAGCGCGGCATGCGCATCGCCCAGATCGTCGTCCAACGGATCGAGGCCGTGCGCTGGCGCGTGAGCGACCAGTTGCCCGCGAGCGCACGCGGGCCGGGCGGGTTCGGCTCGACCGGGACCGGCGGGGGCGCGTGATGCTCAAGCTCTCGCGCAAGACCCTGTTCGCGATCGAGGCGGTGCTCGACATCGCCTACCACGCCGGCGCCAATCCGGTGCCGAGCGCGGAGATCACCCGCCGCCAGGGCATTCCCCAGCGCTACCTCGAGCGCGCGTTGCAGGAACTGGTGCGGGCCGGCGTGCTGGTCGGCGTGCGGGGGCCGCGCGGCGGTTATCGGCTCGCGCGCGAGCGCCGGCGCGTGTCGGTCGGCGAAATCGTGCGCGTCGTGCGCGCGTTGGAAGCCGGCCAAGCCGACATCGCCGACGCCGGCGGCTCGATACTCGGCCAGAAGGTGGTGCGGCCGCTGTGGGGCGAATTGAACGACGTTCTCATGGGCCGGCTCGACACGGTTTCGATCGAGGATTTGTGTGCGCGCGCGGCCGCCGCCGGCATCGCGAGCGAAGGTCGTCGCAACCTCGATTTCGCCATCTGACCGCCATGCCGAACAAGCCCACCGCCACATTTTCCGCCGTAACGCCGCCGTCGCGCGGGCGCGTGTTCAACTCGATCGTCGAGACCGTCGGCGCGACGCCCATCGTCCGGCTATCGCGGCTTGCCGCCGAGGCCGGGTGCAAGGCGGACATTCTCGGCAAGTGCGAGTTTTTCAACCCGCTTTCGTCGGTCAAGGACCGGATCGGGCGCGCCATGATCGAGGCGGCCGAACGCGACGGGTTGATCCGGCCGGGCGCGGTGCTGATCGAGCCGACCTCGGGCAACACCGGAATCGCGCTGGCCTTCGCCGCCGCCGCCAAGGGCTACCGGCTGATCCTGACCATGCCCGACAGCATGTCGGTGGAGCGGCGCAAGATTCTCGCCCTGCTCGGCGCCGAGATCGAGCTGACCCCGGCGGCCAAGGGCATGCGCGGCGCGATCGAGCGCGCGGTCGAGTTGCTGCGCGCGCACGAAGGCTCCTACATGCCCCAGCAGTTCGAGAATCCCGCCAACCCGGAGGTGCACCGCCGCACCACCGCCGAGGAAATCTGGCGCGACACCGAAGGAAACGTGGACGTCATCGTCAGCGGCGTCGGCACTGGCGGCACGCTGACCGGCGTGGGCGAAACGTTGAAGCCGCGGCGACCTGGCTTGCGCATGGTCGCGGTCGAGCCCGAGGACAGCGCCGTGCTGTCGGGCGGACCGCCGGGGCCGCATAAGATCCAAGGCATCGGCGCGGGCTTTGTCCCTAAGGTGCTCAACACCAGCCTGATCGACGAGATTCTCCGCATCGGCAACGAAACCGCGTTCGCGACCGCGCGCAAGACGGCAAAGCTGGAGGGCCTGCCGGTCGGCATTTCCTCGGGCGCGGCCATCGCCGCCGCCCTCGAAATCGGCGCGCGGCCCGAGATGGCGGGCAAGACCGTGCTCGTGATCCTGCCGAGCTCGGCCGAGCGCTATCTCTCGACCGCCTTGTTCGAAGGCATCGGGTCGGGATAGGGCCAGGATAGTAATCGCATCATGGACTTCACCGAATCCCAGGTCCGCCGCTACGCCCGCCACATCCTGCTGAAAGAGGTGGGCGGCGAAGGCCAGGCGCGCCTGATGCGGGCCAAGGTGCTGGTGGTGGGCGCGGGCGGGCTCGGCTCGCCGCTTCTGCTCTATCTCGCCGCCGCCGGAGTCGGCACGCTCGGCGTGATCGACGCCGATCACGTCGATCTTTCCAATCTTCAGCGCCAGATCGTGCATGCCACGGGACGCATCGGCGAGGCCAAGGTGGCGAGCGCGCGCCGCACCATCGCCGAAATCAACCCCGAGGTTCGCGTGATAACCCACGAGGCGCGCATCGGCCCCGACAACGCGTTCGACGTGATTTCCGGTTACGACATCGTCGCCGACGGTAGCGACAATTTCGAAACGCGCTTTCTGCTCAACGACGCCTGCTTTCTCGCCAAGAAGACCTTGGTCTCGGGCGCGATCCTCCGCTTCGACGGCCAAGTCGCCACCTTCAAGGCGCACGAACGGAGCCCGAGCGGCGGCCCCGGCAACATCCACGGGCCGTGCTATCGCTGCATCTTCCGCGAACCCCCGCCGCCCGGCGAAATTCCGTCCTGCGCGGAGGCCGGCGTGCTCGGCGCGCTTTGCGGCGTCATCGGTTCGCTCCAAGCGACCGAAGTCTTGAAGGAAATTCTCGGCATCGGCGAGAGCCTCTCCGGCTGGCTCATGCTGTGCGACGGCCTGTCGGCGGAGATGCGCAAGATCCGCGTGCCGGCCGATCCAGGCTGCCCCTTGTGCGGCGACGCCCCGACCATCCGCGATCTTTCCCATCACCGGCGCGGGTGAAGACGGCCATGACCGCGACCCGCCCCGACGAGCTTTCCCTGATCGTCTATTCCGGCGAGTACGACAAAGTGCATTACGCCCTGGTGCTGGCTTCGGGCGCGTTGGCGCTGGGCACGCGCGCGACGCTGTTCTTCACCATGGACGCCTGCCGCGCGCTGATGAAGCCGGACGCCGCGGGCGCGCCCGCGTGGCGGCGATTGGCGCTGTCCCAAGCGACCTCGGAAAATTTTCGCGACGGCGGCGCCATGGACGATTCCTTCAAGCGGCGCAACCTCGCCGACTTCGAGCAGCTGCTGGCGGCGTGCATCGAGTTGGGCGCGCGCTTCATTGTCTGCGAACTCGGGCTCAAGGCGCGCGGGCTCGATCCGGCCGATCTGCGCGCGGACGTGCGGGCCGAAATCGCGGGCGTCGCCACCTTGATCGGCGATGCGTCGAAAACAGGAGCGATGGTTTTCATTTGATATGTTGTTGATATTAAAACGAAAATAAATCTCCTTCCGCGTATTCAAAGACGTGTATATTAGAAGAAATATATAAGAAATTCCTCGCCGTCATGGAGGCTTCCCCTATGGCTCAGCAAACCATCGCCGATCTGCTCAAGGTCCGCACCGCCCCGGTCGTCACCTGCCGGCCGGACGACACGGTGCAGCTGGTGATCGATCTGCTCGCCCGTCACAAGATCGGCGCGTTGCCGGTGACCGACGGCGAAGGTCGCATCGCCGGGGTCGTGTCCGAGCGCGACGTCATCCGGGCGCTGGCCGCGAGCCGGAACGACGTGCGCACCCTGAAAGTGAGCGAGCTGATGACCCGCGACGTGGTCACCTGCTCCCGCGCGACCACCGTCAAGGACGCCGCCCGCCTGATGGACAAGCGCCGCATCCGCCACCTGCCGGTGATGGAGGGTTCCCGGGTCGTGGACATGGTGAGTCTCCGCGACGTGGTGTCGTCGCGCCTGAACGAAGCGGAACTCGAAGCCGACGTGCTGCGCGATTACGCGCGTGCGACCGTCGGCGTTTCGACGCACTAACTCTTTCTATTCGTCGGCGCGGGCAAGCTCGCGGAGCTTGGCGCACCAGACTCCCTCTTGTCCGTCGCCGATCGCACGCCCGTCGAGCTCGACCAGCGCGCGCACGCCGAGGCTGTTGACCATCATCGCCTCGTCGGCTTGATAAACGTCCTCGGGCGCGAGCGGGCGTTCGACCGCGCCCAATTCCCGCACCGCCGCCGCGCGCACGATGCCGGGCAGCGCGCCTTCGTCGAGCGACGGCGTCACCAACCAGTTGCCGAGGAAAAGGAACAGATTCGCCGCCGTGCCGTCGGCGATGCGGCCATGGGTGTTGAGCAGCAGGGCCTCGTCGGCGCCGCGCTCTTTCGCTTCCATCCGCGCCAGCACCTGCTCGAGGTAGCTCAAGGATTTCACGCGCGCGAGCACCGAGCCCTCGTCGCGGCGTGCTTTTCGCGCGGTCACGGCGCGGACCGACGTTTCGGGGGGAAGATCTGGGTGGGCCGCGATTACCACCGTCGGTTTCGGTTTTTCGGGCGGCAGCAGCCCGCGCTCGCCCGGCCCGCGCGAAACCGTGAGCCGGGCGACGCCGTCGCGGATGTTGTTCATGCGGATAGTGTCGGAAATCGCGCGGGCCAGCGCGACATCGTCGTAGGGAACCGGAAGGCGCAACGTGCGCGCGCCTTCGTTCAGGCGCGCGAGATGCTGGGCGACGCGCAGCGCTTTGCCCCCGCGCACGGCCAGGGTTTCAAACACGCCGTCGCCGAGCGTGAAGCCGCGGTCGGCTTCCTCGATGCGGATTTGCGCGCGCTCGTCAAAACGGCCGTTGAGCCAGACCTTGCCCCTCATGGCCGCCCGCCGGGCGCGGACTCGCCCGCCAGCGCGGCGAGCAACGGCGCCGCCTTGACCATGGTTTCCTCGTATTCGGCGGCCGGGATCGAGTCGGCGACGATGCCGCCGCCCGCTTGCGCCACCACCTGGCCGTCGGCGATCCACAGCGTGCGGATGACGATCGAGGAATCCATGGCGCCGTCGAAGCCGATCCAGGCGAGCGCGCCGCAATAGGGCCCGCGCCGGGCGGGTTCCAGTTCGTGGATGATCTCGAGCGCGCGAATTTTCGGCGCGCCGGTGACCGAGCCGCCGGGAAACGCGGCGGCGAGCAGATCGAGCGCGCCGAAGCCGGGCGCGAGCCGCCCTTCCACCGCCGACACCAGGTGATGGACCCGGGCGAAGGTTTCGAGGGTAAACAGTTCGGGCACGCGCACGGTGCCGACCGCCGCGACCCGGGAGAGGTCGTTGCGCAGGAGATCGACGATCATCAGGTTTTCGGCGCGGTCCTTTTCGCTCGCCCGCAGTTCGGCCACATAACGCG from the Rhodospirillales bacterium genome contains:
- the mutM gene encoding bifunctional DNA-formamidopyrimidine glycosylase/DNA-(apurinic or apyrimidinic site) lyase is translated as MPELPEVETVRRALARQLEGRRIARVRVRKRDLRVPLPRDFARRLEGRRVREVARRAKFLLVRLDHDDILVAHLGMSGRMRLFRPPPPAAEKHDHVEIETDDGTVLRFNDPRRFGLMALVPEMDLPRHPWFRALGPEPLAADFDGAALARRLAGRKTALKAALMDQRIVAGIGNIYACEALFRARLSPFRKAGSVKGPRADALARAIHAVLESAIAAGGSSLRDHRQPSGELGYFQHRFAVYDREGKPCPGCDCDAAETGGIRRKAQGGRSTFYCPRRQR
- a CDS encoding class I SAM-dependent methyltransferase, with the protein product MTPAPESRRTHFGFRTVGESEKAPLVRRVFDSVAERYDLMNDLMSLGVHRLWKRALIDRLRPRADLTLLDIGGGTGDIAMLWRDAGGGPATVVDVNPSMIAVGRKRAAERGPDSGIAWISGDAENLPSADRTFDVATSAFCLRNVTRLDAALAEAYRALKTGGRFVVLEFSKMSLPGLDRLYDAWSFKVLPALGEKIAGDRDAYQYLAESIRRFPPQEQFARMFGQAGFERVGFHNLSGGIAALHWGWRL
- a CDS encoding alpha/beta hydrolase yields the protein MPRRIAGLLAALFVLLGAAPHAAAQDLKERKIGIVLIHGKWGAPDDRHLYRISHALQSAGVMLETPIMPWSRHRNYDVGYDDALKEIDQAVAKFKANGAQRIVVGGHSFGANAALAYGATREGVVGLVALAPGHVPDLGRFRQAMAADVERAKGQAAAGKGNEPFEFNDLNQGRREGKRTTASIFLSYFDPESAAAMTRTASRLKPGTALLWVIGENDSLFATGKGAIYDQAPAHPKNRYASVPGGHLDTPSEGVWIVLEWLKAITD
- the coaBC gene encoding bifunctional phosphopantothenoylcysteine decarboxylase/phosphopantothenate--cysteine ligase CoaBC; protein product: MRPEAGRRILLVVTGGIAAYKTPELVRRLREHGLAVRCALSRGGKQFVAPLALAAVAEDKVYEDLFSLTDESEMGHIRLSREADLVLVAPASADMLAKMAAGLADDLASTLLLATDRPVMAAPAMNVRMWEHPATQANLATLKNRGVRFVGPEEGDMACGEWGMGRMAEPDAIVQAVRAFLADGGAPVGALRGARALVTSGPTWEALDPVRYIANRSSGKQGHAIARALSRAGARVTLVTGPVALPDPEGVATVHVESARAMLAACERALPVDVAVCAAAVADWRPAEAAKRKIKKTGAPPKIALAENPDILRTLAHAGKCRPKLVIGFAAETDDLIANAKKKLAAKGCDWILANDVSEGTGVFGGDANRVALVSAKGADQWPAMSKGALAERLAGRIAETLRSSKRGRT
- a CDS encoding dUTP diphosphatase encodes the protein MTVEVKVARLPHGDGLALPAYATAGAAGADLLAAVEKPVVLAPGKRETIPTGIALALPEGFEAQVRPRSGLALSHGITVLNAPGTIDCDYRGEVRVILVNLGEAPFVVERGMRIAQIVVQRIEAVRWRVSDQLPASARGPGGFGSTGTGGGA
- a CDS encoding Rrf2 family transcriptional regulator, whose translation is MLKLSRKTLFAIEAVLDIAYHAGANPVPSAEITRRQGIPQRYLERALQELVRAGVLVGVRGPRGGYRLARERRRVSVGEIVRVVRALEAGQADIADAGGSILGQKVVRPLWGELNDVLMGRLDTVSIEDLCARAAAAGIASEGRRNLDFAI
- the cysK gene encoding cysteine synthase A, with protein sequence MPNKPTATFSAVTPPSRGRVFNSIVETVGATPIVRLSRLAAEAGCKADILGKCEFFNPLSSVKDRIGRAMIEAAERDGLIRPGAVLIEPTSGNTGIALAFAAAAKGYRLILTMPDSMSVERRKILALLGAEIELTPAAKGMRGAIERAVELLRAHEGSYMPQQFENPANPEVHRRTTAEEIWRDTEGNVDVIVSGVGTGGTLTGVGETLKPRRPGLRMVAVEPEDSAVLSGGPPGPHKIQGIGAGFVPKVLNTSLIDEILRIGNETAFATARKTAKLEGLPVGISSGAAIAAALEIGARPEMAGKTVLVILPSSAERYLSTALFEGIGSG
- the moeB gene encoding molybdopterin-synthase adenylyltransferase MoeB, translated to MDFTESQVRRYARHILLKEVGGEGQARLMRAKVLVVGAGGLGSPLLLYLAAAGVGTLGVIDADHVDLSNLQRQIVHATGRIGEAKVASARRTIAEINPEVRVITHEARIGPDNAFDVISGYDIVADGSDNFETRFLLNDACFLAKKTLVSGAILRFDGQVATFKAHERSPSGGPGNIHGPCYRCIFREPPPPGEIPSCAEAGVLGALCGVIGSLQATEVLKEILGIGESLSGWLMLCDGLSAEMRKIRVPADPGCPLCGDAPTIRDLSHHRRG
- a CDS encoding CBS domain-containing protein; amino-acid sequence: MEASPMAQQTIADLLKVRTAPVVTCRPDDTVQLVIDLLARHKIGALPVTDGEGRIAGVVSERDVIRALAASRNDVRTLKVSELMTRDVVTCSRATTVKDAARLMDKRRIRHLPVMEGSRVVDMVSLRDVVSSRLNEAELEADVLRDYARATVGVSTH
- a CDS encoding 2-keto-4-methylthiobutyrate aminotransferase, translating into MRGKVWLNGRFDERAQIRIEEADRGFTLGDGVFETLAVRGGKALRVAQHLARLNEGARTLRLPVPYDDVALARAISDTIRMNNIRDGVARLTVSRGPGERGLLPPEKPKPTVVIAAHPDLPPETSVRAVTARKARRDEGSVLARVKSLSYLEQVLARMEAKERGADEALLLNTHGRIADGTAANLFLFLGNWLVTPSLDEGALPGIVRAAAVRELGAVERPLAPEDVYQADEAMMVNSLGVRALVELDGRAIGDGQEGVWCAKLRELARADE